One part of the Mesorhizobium sp. M4B.F.Ca.ET.058.02.1.1 genome encodes these proteins:
- a CDS encoding SDR family oxidoreductase, with the protein MTTLVIPDLAGRAVLVTGASTGIGASLARAYAAQKCRVALHYNSSREAAEKLGRTIRDSGGEVFLTQGDFSKPTDVERVVEESAEHFGRLDGLVNNAGGMLGRVAYADQTEAHYDAVMDLNARSVLTASRKAIPWLKRQGGFIVNTSSIAARNGAGGGAGLYGSAKAFVSNVTRGMAKELIGFGIRVNAVAPGTILTPFHERYSTEEQIKGMVASIPQGRAGTAEDCVGAYLFLSSDLMSGYITGQVIEVNGGQLMP; encoded by the coding sequence ATGACGACACTTGTCATTCCCGACCTCGCCGGCAGGGCGGTGCTCGTCACCGGCGCGTCGACCGGGATCGGCGCGTCGCTTGCCCGCGCCTATGCCGCGCAGAAATGCCGCGTCGCACTGCACTACAACTCAAGCCGTGAGGCCGCCGAAAAGCTCGGCCGAACCATTCGCGACAGCGGCGGCGAGGTCTTCTTGACCCAGGGCGACTTCTCAAAGCCCACCGACGTTGAGCGTGTCGTCGAGGAAAGCGCCGAGCATTTCGGCCGCCTCGACGGTCTCGTCAACAATGCCGGCGGCATGCTCGGCCGGGTTGCCTATGCCGACCAGACCGAGGCGCATTACGACGCGGTGATGGACCTTAATGCGCGATCCGTGCTGACCGCCTCGCGCAAGGCGATACCGTGGCTGAAGCGCCAGGGCGGCTTCATCGTCAACACCTCCTCGATCGCTGCCCGCAACGGCGCCGGCGGCGGCGCCGGCCTCTATGGCTCGGCCAAGGCCTTCGTCTCCAACGTGACGCGCGGCATGGCCAAGGAGTTGATCGGCTTCGGCATCCGCGTCAACGCCGTGGCCCCCGGCACCATCCTGACACCCTTTCACGAGCGCTATTCGACCGAGGAGCAGATCAAGGGCATGGTCGCTAGCATTCCGCAGGGCCGCGCCGGCACCGCCGAGGATTGCGTCGGCGCCTATCTGTTCCTGTCATCCGACCTCATGAGCGGCTACATCACCGGCCAGGTGATCGAGGTGAATGGCGGCCAGTTGATGCCGTGA
- a CDS encoding DsrE family protein encodes MLRRDIFRAGLAGAAGLFGLRQVKAAAAEEERLKVAYHLSDVDKANFVLGNIKNHYEGTGGNVDIVLVVHGPALAAFKTKAASGATSSRFAGLVQKGLVPQACGNTMHGMDITLADLLAGFQVADKGGVVKLAELQRQGYIYLRP; translated from the coding sequence ATGCTGCGCCGAGATATTTTCCGTGCCGGTCTTGCCGGGGCCGCCGGCCTTTTCGGACTGCGCCAGGTCAAGGCGGCTGCCGCGGAGGAGGAAAGGCTGAAGGTCGCCTATCACCTCAGCGACGTCGACAAGGCCAATTTCGTCCTCGGCAACATCAAGAACCATTACGAAGGCACCGGCGGCAATGTCGACATCGTGCTTGTCGTGCATGGCCCGGCCCTTGCGGCCTTTAAGACCAAGGCCGCATCCGGCGCTACGTCCAGCCGGTTTGCCGGGCTGGTCCAGAAGGGGCTGGTTCCGCAAGCCTGCGGCAACACCATGCATGGCATGGACATCACGCTTGCCGACCTGCTCGCCGGCTTCCAGGTCGCCGACAAGGGCGGCGTCGTCAAGCTCGCCGAATTGCAGCGCCAGGGCTACATCTATCTCCGGCCCTGA
- a CDS encoding cation diffusion facilitator family transporter — MAATEDMTAAAAKAAAKRKVASLAFWSIVIAFLVMGLKFVAWQMTGSVALYSDALESIVNVITATAALWAIRISHKPADSDHPFGHHKAEYFSAVLEGVLIVVAAMLIIAKVWQSLQNPALIEQPWEGLMINGGAAVVNAAWALVLIRNGRAERSPALVADGQHIMTDVLTSVGVIVGLVAAVMTGWRILDPLLALLVALNILYQGWKLTGESLSGLMDRAVDTQEHMRIRDIISANSKGALEVHDLKTRIAGRATFIEFHMVVDAGMTVGDSHVICDRIEDALKAEIPSVRVTIHVEPDDEAKLPKGTTAVPFA; from the coding sequence ATGGCCGCAACGGAAGACATGACGGCGGCCGCGGCAAAAGCCGCAGCCAAGCGCAAGGTCGCCAGCCTTGCCTTCTGGTCGATCGTCATCGCCTTCCTGGTGATGGGGTTGAAGTTTGTCGCCTGGCAGATGACCGGCTCGGTCGCCCTCTATTCCGACGCGCTGGAATCGATCGTCAACGTCATCACGGCGACCGCCGCTCTCTGGGCCATCCGCATCAGCCACAAACCAGCCGACAGCGACCATCCTTTCGGTCATCACAAGGCCGAATATTTTTCGGCGGTGCTCGAGGGCGTGCTGATCGTCGTGGCGGCGATGCTGATCATAGCCAAGGTGTGGCAGTCGCTGCAGAACCCGGCACTGATCGAACAGCCCTGGGAGGGCTTGATGATCAACGGCGGCGCTGCTGTGGTCAACGCCGCATGGGCCTTGGTGCTGATCCGCAACGGCCGCGCCGAACGATCGCCGGCATTGGTCGCCGACGGTCAGCACATCATGACCGACGTGCTGACCTCGGTCGGCGTCATCGTCGGCCTTGTTGCCGCGGTGATGACTGGGTGGCGGATTCTCGACCCGCTGCTTGCGCTGCTCGTGGCGCTCAACATCCTCTACCAGGGCTGGAAGCTTACTGGAGAATCGTTGAGCGGCCTCATGGACCGTGCCGTGGATACGCAGGAGCATATGCGCATCCGCGACATCATCTCGGCCAATTCGAAGGGAGCGCTGGAGGTGCACGACCTCAAGACGCGCATCGCCGGCCGCGCCACTTTCATCGAATTTCACATGGTCGTCGACGCCGGTATGACGGTGGGCGACAGTCATGTCATCTGCGACCGCATCGAGGACGCGCTGAAGGCCGAAATCCCCTCGGTGCGCGTCACCATCCATGTCGAGCCTGACGATGAGGCGAAGCTGCCCAAGGGCACCACGGCGGTGCCGTTCGCCTAA
- a CDS encoding NUDIX domain-containing protein, whose translation MTAPLDPEAAMRQTGWPGLRARLFHLSFLLRRPMTLGVRGLVHDRTANSIFLIRHTYVPGWQLPGGGVEVGETLLEALARELAEEGNISMTAPPELKSVHFNRRSSRRDHVGFYLIENFSQTTRKLPDHEIAEAGFFPLDRLPEATTPATLRRIAEIFTKAEISPYW comes from the coding sequence ATGACGGCGCCGCTCGATCCGGAAGCGGCCATGCGTCAGACCGGCTGGCCGGGTCTCAGGGCAAGGTTGTTCCATCTGTCTTTCCTGCTCAGGCGGCCGATGACGCTCGGCGTGCGCGGACTGGTTCACGACCGCACCGCCAATAGCATCTTCCTGATCCGACACACCTATGTGCCCGGCTGGCAGTTGCCGGGCGGCGGCGTCGAGGTCGGCGAAACACTTCTGGAGGCGCTGGCGCGCGAGCTTGCCGAGGAGGGCAACATCAGCATGACGGCGCCGCCAGAGCTGAAGTCGGTGCATTTCAACCGCCGCTCCAGCAGGCGCGATCATGTCGGTTTCTATCTGATCGAGAATTTCAGCCAGACGACGCGAAAACTGCCCGACCATGAAATCGCCGAGGCCGGCTTCTTCCCGCTTGACCGCTTGCCGGAAGCGACGACGCCTGCAACGCTGCGGCGGATCGCCGAGATTTTCACGAAGGCTGAGATCTCGCCCTACTGGTAA
- a CDS encoding alpha/beta fold hydrolase, giving the protein MDSSVYAAERGAGSKVVVFLHGFGGCHDVWRQVISTLSPGMRTIAYDLPGHGHSLSVPGTSARSAAKAILADLATRGRKKVHLVGHSMGGAVATLLALSEPERVASLTLLAPGGFGPEINGPLLRRYAAAAGRNEVRTCLAAMSGPGEQPPEDIVDTLAEMRERPGQVQKLVEIAAVMTRDDRQGAIPREQLGTLAMPVMVVWGTDDAMLPVAQADDLPAHFHLHHVLEAGHMLVEEASDLVASAVRRNMSRRRRRSSARDRAV; this is encoded by the coding sequence ATGGATTCTTCCGTTTATGCCGCCGAACGGGGCGCCGGCTCGAAGGTTGTCGTTTTCCTGCACGGTTTTGGCGGGTGCCATGATGTCTGGCGCCAGGTGATCTCGACGCTATCTCCCGGAATGCGGACGATTGCCTACGACCTTCCCGGCCACGGGCATTCTCTCAGTGTCCCCGGCACATCGGCGCGCTCCGCCGCCAAGGCCATTCTCGCCGACCTGGCGACACGCGGAAGGAAGAAAGTGCATCTCGTCGGCCATTCGATGGGTGGCGCGGTCGCGACCCTGTTGGCGTTGAGCGAGCCCGAAAGGGTAGCCTCGCTGACGCTTCTGGCGCCGGGCGGTTTCGGACCGGAGATCAACGGGCCGCTATTGCGCCGCTATGCGGCGGCGGCCGGCAGAAACGAGGTTCGTACCTGTTTGGCCGCCATGTCCGGACCAGGGGAACAGCCGCCGGAAGACATCGTGGATACGCTTGCCGAGATGCGCGAACGCCCCGGTCAGGTGCAGAAGCTTGTCGAGATCGCCGCCGTCATGACCAGGGATGATCGGCAAGGCGCCATTCCGCGCGAACAGTTGGGCACGCTCGCCATGCCGGTGATGGTGGTCTGGGGCACGGACGACGCCATGCTGCCGGTTGCCCAGGCAGACGACTTGCCGGCGCATTTTCACCTGCATCATGTTCTGGAAGCCGGCCATATGCTGGTCGAGGAAGCATCCGATCTGGTCGCTTCCGCCGTGCGTCGTAACATGAGTCGGCGCCGTCGACGCTCGTCCGCGCGTGACCGGGCGGTATAG
- a CDS encoding alpha/beta hydrolase-fold protein, with product MDVSYHKGFARNLGRDMEYKRYGHAGRPVVVFPTSQGRFYQFEDSGGVGALADFIDTGRIQLFTLDGIDSESFFDKHGDPAQRIARHEAYFRYVREEALPELQSIAAKANGGRNLKPLFSGCSMGGYHSSNFVFRFPELASGVIALSGVYSTRDFFGRTLEGSIFFNSPLDYLPGIVDQKLLGRLRALRLIFCCGQGAWEERMLVETRELEQVLRDKSIPAWVDYWGGDVSHDWPWWHKQLVYFFGRWLDEDLMKRLD from the coding sequence ATGGATGTCTCCTATCACAAGGGGTTTGCCCGCAATCTCGGCCGCGACATGGAGTACAAGCGCTACGGCCATGCCGGCCGGCCGGTGGTGGTGTTCCCGACCTCGCAAGGGCGCTTCTACCAGTTCGAGGATTCCGGCGGGGTGGGGGCGCTGGCCGACTTCATCGATACCGGCCGCATCCAGTTGTTCACGCTCGACGGCATCGATTCCGAATCCTTCTTCGACAAGCATGGCGATCCTGCGCAGCGCATCGCGCGCCATGAAGCCTATTTCCGCTATGTGCGCGAGGAAGCACTGCCGGAACTGCAGTCGATTGCCGCCAAGGCCAATGGCGGGCGCAATCTGAAGCCGCTGTTCTCGGGCTGTTCGATGGGCGGCTATCATTCGTCGAACTTCGTCTTCCGCTTTCCGGAGCTGGCCAGCGGCGTCATTGCGCTGTCCGGCGTCTATTCGACCCGCGATTTCTTTGGCCGGACGCTCGAGGGCAGCATCTTCTTCAACTCGCCGCTCGACTACCTGCCTGGCATCGTCGACCAGAAGCTGCTCGGACGGTTGAGGGCGCTGAGGCTGATCTTCTGTTGCGGGCAGGGCGCCTGGGAAGAGCGCATGCTGGTGGAAACGCGCGAGTTGGAACAGGTGTTGCGCGACAAGTCGATTCCGGCGTGGGTCGACTATTGGGGCGGCGACGTCAGCCATGACTGGCCATGGTGGCACAAGCAACTGGTGTATTTCTTCGGCCGCTGGCTGGACGAGGATCTGATGAAGCGGCTGGATTGA
- a CDS encoding metallophosphoesterase: MFRLAHISDVHLGPLPGVTYRELASKRVVGYVNWQRNRRRHMHDAVIDSIVADLKASQPDHLAVTGDLVNLALDGEIEMARHWLETLGSPDDVSVVPGNHDAYVPGAFDKVCRSWAAWMTGDGVSGPVDRNAFPYLRVRGNVALIGVSTARATAPFMANGFFRAAQARRLGKILDATAGSGLFRVIMIHHPPVRGAVSQYKRLFGIELFQRTANRHGAELVLHGHSHDPTLFFIGRRGQKIPVVGVAAAGQGLGGRHQAAQYNLIDIDGERGDWQVRLTRRGLTGPAMPPSDLQVLELVADAEAPRQLVRS, encoded by the coding sequence ATGTTCAGGCTCGCGCATATTTCCGATGTCCATCTGGGGCCGCTTCCCGGTGTAACCTATCGCGAACTCGCCTCCAAGCGCGTGGTCGGCTATGTCAACTGGCAGCGCAATCGCCGCCGCCACATGCATGATGCGGTCATCGACAGCATCGTCGCAGATCTCAAAGCCAGCCAACCGGACCATCTCGCCGTCACCGGCGATCTGGTCAATCTGGCGCTCGACGGCGAGATCGAGATGGCCAGGCACTGGCTGGAGACGCTGGGCTCGCCCGATGACGTGTCGGTCGTCCCCGGAAACCACGATGCCTATGTACCGGGCGCCTTCGACAAGGTCTGCCGATCATGGGCGGCCTGGATGACAGGCGACGGCGTCAGCGGGCCGGTCGACCGCAACGCCTTTCCCTATCTGCGCGTGCGCGGCAATGTCGCGCTGATTGGCGTCTCGACGGCGCGCGCCACCGCTCCTTTCATGGCCAACGGCTTTTTCAGGGCAGCCCAGGCGCGACGACTCGGCAAAATCCTGGACGCAACGGCCGGCAGCGGTCTGTTTCGGGTGATCATGATCCATCATCCGCCGGTGCGCGGGGCGGTTTCCCAATACAAGCGGCTATTCGGCATCGAGCTCTTCCAGCGGACTGCAAACCGGCATGGCGCCGAGCTCGTTCTGCACGGTCATTCGCATGACCCGACGCTGTTCTTCATCGGCCGGCGCGGCCAAAAGATCCCTGTCGTCGGCGTCGCAGCGGCCGGGCAGGGGCTCGGTGGCAGGCACCAGGCGGCGCAATACAACCTCATCGATATCGACGGCGAAAGAGGCGACTGGCAGGTCCGTTTGACGCGGCGCGGTCTGACCGGCCCGGCGATGCCGCCTTCGGACCTGCAGGTGCTTGAACTGGTGGCCGATGCCGAGGCACCTCGCCAACTGGTCAGAAGCTGA
- a CDS encoding putative quinol monooxygenase, with the protein MYGLIGKMRAARGQRDAVMDVLRESTVALPGCLSYIIATDPADADAIWVTEVWTDQASHKTSLQLPEVQAAIAKARPFIAGFEFQVETHPVGGFGLPAGNTG; encoded by the coding sequence ATGTACGGACTGATCGGCAAGATGCGGGCGGCGCGCGGCCAGCGCGACGCGGTCATGGACGTGTTGCGCGAGAGCACCGTCGCGCTCCCCGGCTGCCTGAGCTACATCATTGCCACCGACCCGGCCGACGCCGACGCCATCTGGGTCACCGAAGTATGGACCGATCAGGCGAGCCACAAGACGTCATTGCAATTGCCCGAAGTGCAGGCGGCGATCGCCAAGGCGCGCCCCTTCATCGCCGGCTTCGAATTCCAGGTCGAGACCCATCCGGTCGGCGGCTTCGGCCTGCCCGCCGGCAACACAGGCTGA
- a CDS encoding ATP-grasp domain-containing protein, with translation MNFVYFSPHFPANGADFCDRLKKAGATVLGIGDAPYEALSGKLKAALSEYYRVADMEDYEPVFRAMGHFIHKWGRIDRFESLNEHWLELEANIRTDFNVFGTKLDFVKNLKRKSRMRAFFRKSGVETIPQRKCSDRAGAMTFIRRVGYPVVVKPDSGSGASNTFKISNAKELDQFFRDKPEGVTFVMEQFIEGLVVTFDGLVNRDGEVVLAASHRYDQSVMEVVNRDRHMSYTCFPEISPAVEEAGRKILKAFDVRERFFHIELFETKDKRVIALEVNMRPPGAWMTDAINYTFDIDVYAAWADMVVKDAAGGPYEGKYFTAYASRKRHLHYLHSHADVLAAHGDKIVHHQAIEEVFSRAMGNYAYQMRSRDQKALRQAVDYIHAEKA, from the coding sequence ATGAATTTTGTGTACTTCTCGCCGCATTTTCCGGCCAACGGCGCCGACTTCTGCGATCGGCTGAAGAAGGCCGGCGCCACCGTGCTAGGCATCGGCGATGCGCCTTATGAGGCGCTGAGCGGAAAACTGAAGGCGGCGCTGTCGGAATATTACCGCGTCGCCGACATGGAGGACTACGAGCCGGTATTCCGGGCGATGGGCCATTTCATCCACAAATGGGGGCGCATCGACCGTTTCGAGTCGCTCAACGAGCATTGGCTGGAGCTGGAAGCCAACATCCGCACCGACTTCAACGTCTTCGGCACCAAGCTCGATTTCGTTAAGAACCTGAAGCGCAAGAGCCGCATGCGCGCCTTCTTCCGCAAGAGCGGCGTCGAGACCATTCCGCAGCGCAAATGCTCCGATCGGGCGGGCGCCATGACCTTCATCCGCCGCGTCGGCTATCCGGTGGTGGTGAAGCCTGATTCCGGCTCGGGCGCCTCGAACACGTTCAAGATCTCCAATGCGAAGGAGCTCGACCAGTTCTTCCGGGACAAGCCGGAGGGCGTGACCTTCGTCATGGAGCAATTCATCGAGGGGCTGGTGGTGACGTTCGACGGTCTGGTCAACCGCGACGGCGAGGTGGTGCTGGCGGCGAGCCACCGCTACGACCAGAGCGTCATGGAGGTGGTCAACCGCGACCGCCACATGAGCTACACCTGCTTTCCCGAAATCAGCCCGGCGGTGGAAGAGGCGGGCCGCAAGATTCTCAAGGCGTTCGACGTGCGCGAGCGGTTCTTCCACATCGAGCTGTTCGAGACCAAGGACAAGCGCGTCATCGCGCTCGAGGTCAACATGCGCCCGCCCGGAGCCTGGATGACGGATGCCATCAACTACACGTTCGACATCGACGTCTACGCGGCATGGGCCGACATGGTGGTCAAGGACGCCGCCGGCGGACCCTACGAAGGCAAGTATTTCACCGCCTATGCCAGCCGCAAACGCCACCTCCACTATTTGCACAGCCATGCGGACGTGCTAGCCGCCCACGGCGACAAGATTGTCCACCACCAGGCCATCGAAGAGGTTTTCAGCCGCGCCATGGGGAATTACGCCTATCAGATGCGCTCGAGGGACCAGAAGGCGCTGCGCCAGGCGGTCGACTACATCCACGCGGAAAAGGCCTGA
- a CDS encoding AbrB family transcriptional regulator: MDSSPEQPPVDRMARLRPPRQWLVLLAFSLLFASALEAAALPAALLIGPMLAAILAGTNGATVRVPRPLFGSAQAVVGCLVAASISADIFPVFYKEWPLFLGAVIATVAASSLLGWLISRWRILPGTTAVWGSSPGAATAMVLMAGAFGADQRLVAFMQYLRVIFVSMTAALIARMWVDTSGVEPPAIVWFPPIEWMAFAAMLAVALVGALLGRLCRLPSPFFLGTFIFGTIVHLGFGVEMQLPQWLLAVSYALIGWSIGLNFTRPILRHATRALPQIIASIVALIAFCGGMAFVISRVLGIDPLTAYLATSPGGMDSVAIIAAAAQNVDISFVMALQSARFLVVLLVGPSVARLVARSIKE, encoded by the coding sequence ATGGACTCCTCGCCAGAACAACCACCCGTTGATCGCATGGCGCGACTCCGTCCGCCGCGGCAATGGCTGGTGCTGCTGGCGTTCTCGCTGCTGTTCGCCAGCGCGCTGGAAGCCGCCGCTCTGCCGGCGGCGCTGCTGATCGGACCGATGCTGGCGGCGATCCTCGCCGGAACCAACGGCGCCACGGTGCGCGTGCCCCGCCCCCTGTTCGGCTCGGCGCAAGCCGTCGTCGGCTGCCTCGTTGCCGCTTCCATCTCCGCCGACATATTCCCCGTCTTCTACAAGGAATGGCCGCTTTTCCTCGGCGCCGTCATTGCGACCGTCGCCGCCTCCAGCCTGCTTGGCTGGCTGATCAGCCGCTGGCGCATATTGCCCGGCACCACAGCCGTCTGGGGCTCGTCGCCGGGAGCGGCCACCGCCATGGTGCTGATGGCGGGCGCCTTTGGCGCCGACCAGCGGCTCGTCGCCTTCATGCAGTATCTGCGCGTCATCTTCGTCTCGATGACCGCCGCCTTGATCGCCCGCATGTGGGTCGACACTTCGGGCGTCGAACCCCCGGCCATCGTCTGGTTTCCGCCGATCGAATGGATGGCCTTTGCCGCGATGCTCGCTGTGGCGCTTGTCGGCGCCCTGCTCGGCCGGCTTTGCCGGCTGCCGTCGCCGTTCTTCCTCGGCACCTTCATCTTCGGCACCATTGTCCATCTCGGCTTCGGCGTGGAGATGCAATTGCCGCAATGGCTGCTGGCCGTCAGCTACGCCCTGATCGGCTGGTCGATCGGCCTGAACTTCACCCGGCCGATCCTGCGCCACGCGACCCGCGCATTGCCGCAGATCATCGCCTCGATCGTGGCGCTGATCGCCTTTTGCGGCGGCATGGCATTCGTCATCAGTCGCGTGCTCGGCATCGATCCGCTCACCGCCTATCTGGCGACGAGCCCCGGCGGCATGGACAGCGTCGCCATCATCGCCGCGGCGGCGCAGAACGTCGACATCTCCTTCGTCATGGCGCTGCAGTCAGCCCGCTTCCTCGTGGTGCTGCTCGTCGGTCCGAGCGTGGCGCGGCTGGTGGCGAGAAGCATCAAGGAATAG
- the leuA gene encoding 2-isopropylmalate synthase: MNAREDIQADHAEKGMSDAARKYQPYPTVGLTDRTWPSKVIDKAPIWCSVDLRDGNQALIDPMGHERKARMFALLLDMGFKEIEIGFPSASQTDFDFARWCIEEGNVPADVSLQVLVQCRPELITRTFEALKGATNPIVHFYNSTSELQRRVVFEKDVAGIKRIATDAAKMITDMAAKAGGGYRFEYSPESFTGTELEVALEICNAVTEIVKPTADNKLIINLPSTVEMSTPNIYADRIEWMCRNLDNRENLIISLHPHNDRGTGIATTELGLMAGADRVEGTLFGNGERTGNVDIVTLALNMYTQGVDPELDCSDINRMKDVYEYSNQLKIPERHPYVGELVYTAFSGSHQDAINKGMKALKKANTPLWEVPYLPIDPADVGRTYEAIIRINSQSGKGGIAYVLQADYGLNLPRNLQIEFSQAIQAITDAEGKEVPAKRIHERFLETYVDQPSARLEFIDHHTYPDTEVKGRRVIEAVILDKGKEMTITGTGTGPIDGFVDALSRHVGVAMSVLDYSEHSLQRGSNASAISYVEMEYPGGKLFGAGINTNIVAASLEAVVSAANRIVGRNAG, from the coding sequence ATGAACGCACGAGAAGACATTCAGGCTGACCATGCCGAGAAGGGCATGTCGGACGCCGCTCGCAAATACCAGCCCTACCCGACCGTCGGCCTCACCGATCGCACCTGGCCGTCAAAGGTCATCGACAAGGCGCCGATCTGGTGCTCGGTCGACCTGCGCGACGGCAACCAGGCGCTGATCGACCCGATGGGCCACGAGCGCAAGGCGCGCATGTTCGCGCTGCTGCTCGACATGGGCTTCAAGGAGATCGAGATCGGTTTCCCCTCGGCCTCGCAAACCGATTTCGATTTCGCCCGCTGGTGCATCGAGGAAGGCAACGTGCCGGCCGATGTCTCGCTGCAGGTGCTGGTGCAGTGCCGTCCCGAATTGATTACCCGCACCTTCGAGGCGCTGAAGGGCGCAACCAACCCGATCGTGCATTTCTACAACTCGACCAGCGAATTGCAGCGCCGCGTCGTCTTCGAGAAGGACGTCGCCGGCATCAAGCGCATCGCCACTGACGCCGCCAAGATGATCACCGACATGGCTGCCAAGGCGGGCGGCGGCTATCGCTTCGAATATTCGCCGGAGAGCTTCACCGGCACCGAGCTCGAGGTGGCTCTGGAGATCTGCAATGCCGTGACCGAGATCGTGAAGCCGACGGCCGACAACAAGCTGATCATAAACCTGCCGTCGACGGTCGAGATGTCGACGCCCAACATCTATGCCGACCGCATCGAGTGGATGTGCCGCAACCTCGACAACCGCGAGAACCTGATCATCTCGCTGCACCCGCACAATGACCGCGGCACCGGCATTGCCACCACCGAGCTCGGCCTGATGGCCGGCGCCGACCGCGTCGAGGGCACGCTGTTTGGCAATGGTGAGCGCACCGGCAATGTCGACATCGTCACGCTGGCGCTCAACATGTACACGCAAGGCGTCGATCCCGAGCTGGATTGTTCCGACATCAACCGGATGAAGGACGTGTATGAATATTCGAACCAGCTGAAAATCCCGGAACGCCACCCATACGTCGGTGAACTGGTCTACACCGCCTTCTCCGGCTCGCACCAGGACGCCATCAACAAGGGCATGAAGGCGCTGAAGAAGGCCAACACGCCGCTCTGGGAAGTGCCCTACCTGCCGATCGATCCGGCCGACGTCGGCCGCACCTACGAGGCGATCATCCGCATCAACTCGCAGTCCGGCAAAGGCGGCATCGCCTATGTGCTGCAGGCCGACTACGGCCTCAATCTGCCGCGCAACCTGCAGATCGAGTTCAGCCAGGCTATCCAGGCAATCACCGACGCCGAAGGCAAGGAGGTGCCCGCCAAGCGGATCCATGAGCGCTTCCTCGAGACCTATGTCGACCAGCCCAGCGCCCGGCTGGAATTCATCGATCACCACACCTATCCCGACACCGAGGTGAAGGGCCGCCGCGTGATCGAGGCGGTGATCCTCGACAAGGGTAAGGAAATGACCATCACCGGCACCGGCACCGGCCCGATCGATGGTTTCGTCGATGCGCTGTCGCGGCATGTTGGCGTCGCGATGTCGGTGCTCGACTATTCCGAACATTCGCTACAGCGCGGCTCGAATGCCTCCGCCATCTCCTATGTCGAGATGGAGTATCCCGGCGGCAAGCTGTTCGGCGCCGGCATCAATACCAACATCGTCGCCGCCTCGCTGGAAGCGGTGGTTTCGGCCGCCAACCGCATCGTCGGCCGCAACGCCGGCTGA